From Myxococcus xanthus, a single genomic window includes:
- a CDS encoding arylamine N-acetyltransferase family protein produces MFDVARYLERIGVGAEQSLTRLHRAHLEAVPFENLDIHLKRPIRLDMNALFEKVVVQRRGGFCYELNGLFARLLTALGHRVTLLSAGVATAPDGSAYGPEFDHLALQVEDEQGRWLADVGFGECFTEPLRLDTHDVQVRSGRAYRLSPEGNNLILWSEKPSGWEAEYRLSLVPRQLADFEGMCRYHQTSPDSIFTQRRLCTRATPEGRITAKEGTLVLTRSGVRTEQPLPDEDALRRALVEHFGVILPSLE; encoded by the coding sequence ATGTTCGACGTCGCGCGCTACCTGGAGCGAATCGGTGTCGGGGCGGAGCAGTCCCTCACGAGGCTGCACCGGGCCCACTTGGAGGCCGTGCCCTTCGAGAACCTGGACATCCACCTGAAGCGGCCCATTCGGCTCGACATGAACGCCCTCTTCGAGAAGGTCGTCGTCCAGCGGCGCGGCGGCTTCTGCTACGAGCTCAACGGCCTCTTCGCCCGGCTGCTGACGGCGCTGGGTCACCGGGTGACGCTGCTGTCCGCGGGCGTGGCCACGGCCCCGGATGGCAGCGCCTACGGCCCCGAGTTCGACCACCTGGCCCTCCAGGTGGAGGATGAACAGGGACGCTGGTTGGCGGATGTCGGCTTCGGTGAGTGCTTCACCGAGCCCCTGCGCCTGGACACCCACGACGTCCAGGTGCGCTCCGGCCGCGCGTACCGCCTCTCACCGGAGGGTAACAACCTCATCCTCTGGAGTGAGAAGCCCTCCGGATGGGAGGCGGAGTACCGCCTCTCCCTCGTGCCCCGCCAACTCGCGGACTTCGAGGGCATGTGCCGCTACCACCAGACCTCCCCGGACTCCATCTTCACCCAGCGGCGGCTGTGCACCCGGGCGACGCCTGAGGGACGCATCACCGCCAAGGAGGGCACACTCGTCCTGACCCGGAGTGGGGTCCGGACGGAGCAGCCTCTCCCCGACGAAGACGCCCTGCGGCGCGCGCTCGTCGAACACTTCGGCGTCATCCTCCCGTCCCTGGAGTAG
- a CDS encoding DUF3857 domain-containing protein yields MSRFTLLAAVVVLTCPLWAQAKPAADETARVHAAEAMKQASSPRSAASLLRMHALVDEVEDLTPLLSTYAYVASRRTSDPNTRATAQMLLLDTERARGRLVRANEVKQWLGYVGDYYVTGGFENEGKAGCDTDFGPEAANLDLSATYPAAKGGNTTWRKLTANTADGYIDLATAIRPNREAVAYAVTWLESSQESRVSLGVGTSGAFRLWVNGQLAAKEDRYNLPRPDQSRVSVKLRKGLNRVLVKVCQESGPLGFYLRQESPTVRATLPAKAPALEKLTAPQPQPLPTLTSALRAMVEKNPDDAALRGDYARVLGFFRAYDEREHTASAEAARAAEAAPKDARLQLLAAHAQRDDLNERRRFLEAAIAADPAMPEARVALADHELDRGHPERVQPLVAPVLEKTPDDVNARLVLARAHEALGERPKAHALVEETFRLQPRVPRAVRAAAQVSRQLDRGREAMDRMRVVLALRFDDTTTRHMLATMLAEAGQVESAQREYAQLVKLNPFDNGSRVRLAELKASNGAVEEAVALFAEARALSPDEPEVYEREGRALLAAGRREPALASFERSLALRPQNPGLKEALRTLKGESTGTGMQYLVDAQPLAKESEAYVHEDALYLVDNTYVRVQQSGLSSRLHQTVVKVFNSRGVDAFRTIPVTYSPDRQEVRVLRARVIKADGSVVESYGENERNINEPWTGMYYDARAKILSFPSLSAGDTLELTYRLDDTAQDNLLSDYWGDVESVQGVYPKVRFQYLVDMPQARPLYWNKSKLTGVASAQETLDAGRVLYRWNAKHVAKVVPEPGMPGWAEVAQNLHVSTYQTWEQVGRYWWGLVRDQLQPNAELRQTVDQVLQGVDRKNELAVVRAIYNFVVTNTRYVALEFGIHGFKPYRVDRVLARRFGDCKDKASLIHSMLQVAGVESRLVLLRMRNLGSIGEEPASLAAFNHAIAYVPKFDLYLDGTAEFHGANELPSADRVANVLVVEPNGKSTFLTTPEAKAADNATRMSLDVTLRADGGAEITGSSSVGGQHAPDYRRAYRPEATRKSTFERAWAQSFPGLTVHEVKLSDTTRLDDNVALDFKMSIPRYSEVLPNGMRFLPFGTGRTYQQAYASLAQRRFDLVMSSPWTNGFLLRYALPAGWTVAELPQAVEETTKFGHIKLSYRLEGGKLVAEGEVALTTARVSADDYPAFREFLGRVDRAFGRRVFIQNAANRTASSTP; encoded by the coding sequence ATGTCCCGCTTCACATTGCTGGCCGCAGTCGTCGTGCTCACCTGCCCGTTGTGGGCGCAGGCGAAGCCGGCCGCGGATGAGACCGCTCGCGTCCATGCGGCCGAGGCGATGAAGCAGGCCTCCTCCCCCCGAAGCGCCGCCAGCCTGCTGCGGATGCACGCGCTGGTGGACGAGGTGGAGGACCTCACGCCCCTGCTGAGCACCTACGCCTACGTGGCCTCCCGCCGCACCTCGGACCCGAATACCCGCGCCACCGCGCAGATGCTCCTGCTGGACACCGAGCGCGCCCGGGGACGACTGGTGCGCGCCAACGAGGTGAAGCAGTGGCTGGGCTACGTGGGCGACTACTACGTCACCGGCGGCTTCGAAAACGAAGGCAAGGCCGGCTGTGACACCGACTTCGGCCCCGAGGCCGCCAACCTGGACCTGTCCGCCACCTACCCCGCGGCCAAGGGCGGCAACACCACCTGGCGCAAGCTGACGGCGAACACCGCGGATGGCTACATCGACCTGGCCACCGCCATCCGCCCCAACCGCGAGGCCGTGGCCTACGCCGTCACCTGGCTGGAGTCCTCCCAGGAGTCGCGCGTGTCGCTGGGCGTGGGCACGTCCGGCGCGTTCCGGCTGTGGGTGAACGGGCAGCTCGCCGCGAAGGAGGACCGCTACAACCTGCCGCGCCCGGACCAGTCCCGCGTGTCCGTGAAGCTGCGCAAGGGCCTCAACCGCGTGCTCGTGAAGGTGTGCCAGGAGTCCGGCCCGCTGGGTTTCTACCTGCGCCAGGAGTCGCCCACCGTGCGCGCGACGCTGCCGGCGAAGGCGCCCGCCCTGGAGAAGCTCACCGCGCCGCAGCCCCAGCCGCTGCCCACCCTCACCTCCGCCCTGCGCGCGATGGTGGAGAAGAACCCGGATGACGCCGCGTTGCGCGGCGACTACGCCCGGGTGCTGGGCTTCTTCCGCGCGTATGACGAGCGCGAGCACACCGCCAGCGCCGAGGCCGCGCGCGCCGCGGAAGCCGCCCCCAAGGACGCTCGGCTCCAGTTGCTCGCCGCCCATGCGCAGCGGGATGACCTGAACGAGCGCCGCCGCTTCCTGGAAGCCGCCATCGCCGCCGACCCCGCCATGCCGGAGGCGCGCGTGGCGCTGGCCGACCACGAGCTGGACCGCGGCCACCCCGAGCGCGTGCAGCCGCTGGTGGCGCCCGTGCTGGAGAAGACGCCGGATGACGTCAACGCGCGGCTGGTGCTGGCGCGCGCGCATGAAGCCCTGGGCGAGCGCCCCAAGGCCCACGCCCTGGTGGAGGAGACGTTCCGCCTGCAGCCCCGCGTGCCTCGCGCGGTGCGCGCCGCGGCCCAGGTGTCCCGGCAGCTCGACCGTGGCCGCGAGGCCATGGACCGGATGCGCGTGGTGCTGGCGCTGCGCTTCGACGACACCACCACGCGCCACATGCTCGCCACGATGCTGGCGGAGGCCGGGCAGGTGGAGTCCGCCCAGCGCGAGTACGCGCAGTTGGTGAAGCTCAACCCCTTCGACAATGGCTCCCGCGTGCGGCTGGCGGAGCTGAAGGCCAGCAACGGCGCAGTGGAGGAAGCCGTCGCCCTCTTCGCCGAGGCCCGCGCGCTGTCCCCGGACGAGCCGGAAGTCTATGAGCGCGAGGGCCGCGCCCTGCTGGCCGCGGGCCGCCGCGAGCCGGCGCTGGCCTCGTTCGAACGCTCGCTGGCGCTGCGCCCGCAGAACCCGGGCCTGAAGGAGGCCCTGCGCACCCTCAAGGGCGAGAGCACCGGCACCGGCATGCAGTACCTGGTGGACGCCCAGCCGCTGGCCAAGGAGTCGGAGGCCTACGTCCACGAGGACGCCCTCTACCTGGTGGACAACACCTACGTGCGCGTCCAGCAGAGCGGCCTGTCCAGCCGCCTGCACCAGACGGTGGTCAAGGTCTTCAACTCGCGCGGCGTGGACGCGTTCCGCACCATCCCCGTCACCTATTCGCCGGACCGCCAGGAGGTGCGCGTGCTGCGCGCCCGCGTCATCAAGGCGGATGGCTCCGTGGTGGAGAGCTACGGTGAGAACGAGCGCAACATCAACGAGCCGTGGACGGGCATGTACTACGACGCCCGCGCCAAGATTCTCTCCTTCCCCTCGCTGTCGGCGGGAGACACGCTCGAGCTGACGTACCGCCTGGACGACACCGCGCAGGACAACCTCCTGTCGGACTACTGGGGTGACGTGGAGAGCGTGCAGGGCGTCTACCCGAAGGTGCGCTTCCAGTACCTGGTGGACATGCCGCAGGCACGGCCCCTGTATTGGAACAAGAGCAAGCTGACCGGCGTGGCGAGCGCGCAGGAGACGCTGGACGCCGGCCGCGTGCTGTACCGCTGGAACGCCAAGCACGTCGCCAAGGTGGTGCCGGAGCCCGGCATGCCCGGCTGGGCGGAGGTGGCGCAGAACCTCCACGTCTCCACCTACCAGACGTGGGAGCAGGTGGGCCGCTACTGGTGGGGCCTGGTGCGCGACCAGCTCCAGCCCAACGCGGAGCTGCGGCAGACGGTGGACCAGGTGCTCCAGGGCGTGGACCGGAAGAACGAGCTGGCGGTGGTGCGCGCCATCTACAACTTCGTGGTGACGAACACGCGCTACGTGGCGCTGGAGTTCGGCATCCACGGCTTCAAGCCCTACCGCGTGGACCGGGTGCTGGCGCGCCGCTTCGGCGACTGCAAGGACAAGGCGAGCCTCATCCACTCCATGCTCCAGGTGGCGGGTGTGGAGAGCCGGCTGGTGCTGCTGCGCATGCGCAACCTGGGCTCCATTGGCGAGGAGCCCGCGAGCCTCGCGGCCTTCAACCACGCCATCGCCTACGTGCCCAAGTTCGACCTGTACCTGGACGGCACCGCGGAGTTCCACGGCGCCAACGAGCTGCCCAGCGCGGACCGGGTGGCCAACGTGCTGGTGGTGGAGCCCAACGGCAAGAGCACCTTCCTCACCACGCCGGAGGCGAAGGCGGCGGACAACGCCACGCGCATGTCGCTGGACGTGACGCTCCGCGCGGACGGCGGCGCTGAAATCACCGGCTCCAGCTCCGTGGGCGGGCAGCACGCGCCCGACTACCGCCGCGCCTACCGGCCGGAGGCCACGCGCAAGTCCACCTTCGAGCGCGCCTGGGCGCAGAGCTTCCCCGGCCTCACGGTGCACGAGGTGAAGCTGAGCGACACCACGCGGCTGGATGACAACGTGGCGTTGGACTTCAAGATGAGCATCCCGCGCTACTCGGAGGTGCTGCCCAACGGCATGCGCTTCCTGCCCTTCGGCACCGGGCGCACCTACCAGCAGGCCTATGCGTCGCTGGCCCAGCGCCGCTTCGACCTGGTGATGTCCAGCCCGTGGACCAACGGTTTCCTCCTGCGCTACGCGCTGCCCGCGGGCTGGACGGTGGCGGAGCTGCCCCAGGCCGTGGAGGAGACGACGAAGTTCGGCCACATCAAGCTGAGCTACCGCCTGGAGGGCGGCAAGCTGGTGGCCGAGGGCGAGGTGGCCCTCACCACCGCGCGCGTGTCCGCGGACGACTACCCCGCGTTCCGCGAGTTCCTCGGCCGCGTGGACCGCGCCTTCGGCCGCCGGGTGTTCATCCAGAACGCGGCCAACCGCACCGCGTCCTCGACGCCGTAG
- a CDS encoding flagellar hook-length control protein FliK, with protein sequence MPETTPPAPVSKRRRLGRVARGGEINTLNIRFPGRYYAFVTEREGADDDPLYLRLECVERDWMDRVWNELEKQFDPGDFLRFFNAVINGRRFEDFYDALTLEQLNLFYVVYYWFLRRVIDDGNDSAPVSVFEFELAPGDPLRDDLYETDWFHLELQAAPGSTRPDGLFVRAGNVRRAGVHTVRGFTPDTDSPPAERWLRSFLRVEDRSDGGLTQGALKALHFPLPAPPPPPPPSRPGGPGGSGGSGPIPEPPVKNPFAIPSAPLPIPVSARVATPALARWMRAAARQLTQQVRAFTAEVADFFDDWMPPPGGPVLAFAGAAGPALTSRVVPRERSRPGAPPPTAHAYVGDGAPNPMDASDPNRLFAPFVGLFNVGQGACSVLYDNQGRAIVYYDFGSPANGQQGTFPIIPLGHCVGPCMCNGPLIILSHWDMDHCDLGRYYPESFRCRWLAPQQHMGTVVCRDTVARVVHDGGEFYIWAASGRPGTAASPRGTPSSWNRPGGSHMRFPWGFVERNYREGAQNPLASGSDPRNNSGLALYVCVRDAAGAAAVAAGPVATDANNLGGNGRGLVTIGGGAPPGWVAAAFAGPNLPGIGGGLAAFLAAMGPAGGNPNPAAILARRQSAAATAAVGAGGPGAGLTARQRLVIATLAVAHPALAAATAVALGRAAEVAADAVVVAGGNLPQMAAAAGAAVIVASGAPGTAVATFTAMGTAAAGGAPLMPGSAGALALAHVQGAIVGAPAASPVTTAANTAAGVVPQGGEAVRAAVEAVVRTHAPAPLPGLSLEGAVARAAGVSNPAAVCKALAPPLPPTLQGEAPFHANERFVLLTGDVNYQYIPAQRRPFAAPGGGAPGGAVALPYAPTGHPPVVVGLTATHHGSNKVGANDLNPDRIPWAPNTLPTRAAAVAHAASALPNPNIRRAATAAAAAAALPLPLPANLANLAAAAERAAYAASAGAFTPLVVARAAAAAVVLENAVPNTPQAQFVQLGAVSAGAPLPVPVLVGGTAAAWATVTAALGGGAAAAVPGLGPVVAVPGGPQVVRAATAAVLMARDLPNAHRTASARRAVEQAHVSARPGAPQPVLQAVAAAVAVRRSIAQGGTISVPTATAIVQASRLSITTGAGGTVAALAGAGIANLPAVTHPYFATAAAAIPNPPLAAVQAALGLARSAPIDPANAPFAVANAFAPSPVLPEIILDALVSRGQSLPKFPLALVEIAAALAAIGPAASLSEVAAVVEAARAAQNGQAAGAPPAAGLAHAAADRIGYSYGVATQTGGAAAAPPFAHRYLSQGVGHPAHLAIDKYQRRGWAVRRNTSMHADQSTQPDHSPRGHHALGWELAPFYEGPLRPASAVTGTLSRTCHGCKEVAAVRAAAAVGAGTAPATAVATAIGVVPAAAAATAPAAGPVNAAQLGRHGVPATRAARRSLEPAIAARAAVPFARAAVTGVAAAHATSACILVTQAVLAAWWPAAMARGDVVRGGPLSPAAAMLGGVPPSAAEAVTAARAAVLAAPLVLPPVDLAAVVAALAVSLGEPPLTAVAATVALPFLGGTGAAALSAAQAAAAGVGIDNFAAAIVGSTHACALGANLPAPVAARVAAISAMVGGAPLPARLDAVANAISAGPPVAAHHALLLRTAGITLPAIAAVVAAAAGMAHAGVTPPVAADASTCHAAAAATVPGIAQAAVNVCAATLAGGAIHPNPAAVAGLVAASTPTAAAAVTAASAVLTATGAAPPALGDAAVCYASATAAVTAAMGGAAAAAEAAAATLTGVPVPAVGNTAVTAATVANSSEEAAAAVAAADALVTADALTLPTAAQSAACYAAAAAAAGVPALAANAAAGTIALAGVTAATDANTALVAGAAPLACATVAAAMVVTQLAVGGAANHRAVAAAASASAIGVPAGPVDQAAQSLSVGMAHPISVAIAESASMRASGASEEAAAAMATVRALEPRSAPLAATAAASAGVPAADAAATAAIRLFNV encoded by the coding sequence GTCCAAGCGCCGCCGTCTGGGCCGCGTCGCGCGCGGCGGTGAAATCAACACGCTCAACATCCGGTTTCCCGGCCGCTACTACGCGTTCGTCACGGAGCGGGAAGGCGCGGACGACGACCCGCTCTACCTGCGGCTGGAGTGCGTCGAACGCGACTGGATGGACCGTGTCTGGAACGAACTGGAGAAGCAGTTCGACCCGGGCGACTTCCTCCGCTTCTTCAATGCCGTCATCAACGGCCGGCGCTTCGAGGACTTCTACGATGCGCTGACGCTGGAGCAACTCAACCTCTTCTACGTCGTCTATTACTGGTTCCTGCGGCGAGTCATCGACGACGGCAATGATTCCGCCCCGGTGTCCGTTTTCGAGTTCGAGCTCGCGCCCGGGGACCCGCTGCGTGATGACCTCTACGAGACGGACTGGTTCCACCTGGAGCTGCAGGCGGCGCCGGGCAGCACCCGCCCGGACGGGCTCTTCGTGCGGGCGGGCAACGTGCGTCGCGCGGGAGTGCACACGGTGCGAGGCTTCACCCCGGACACGGACTCGCCGCCCGCGGAGCGCTGGCTGCGGAGCTTCCTGCGGGTGGAGGATCGCTCGGATGGAGGGCTGACGCAGGGCGCCCTCAAGGCGCTCCACTTCCCGCTGCCCGCGCCGCCACCACCGCCGCCTCCGTCTCGTCCAGGAGGCCCTGGCGGCTCCGGAGGCTCTGGCCCGATTCCAGAGCCGCCCGTGAAGAACCCCTTCGCCATTCCTTCCGCGCCCCTCCCCATCCCGGTGTCGGCCCGGGTCGCCACCCCGGCGCTGGCCCGGTGGATGCGCGCCGCGGCCCGCCAGCTCACTCAACAGGTGCGCGCCTTCACCGCGGAGGTCGCGGACTTCTTCGATGACTGGATGCCGCCTCCCGGAGGGCCCGTGCTCGCATTCGCCGGAGCAGCCGGCCCTGCGTTGACTTCACGAGTGGTGCCCAGGGAACGGTCGCGGCCAGGCGCCCCACCGCCTACGGCCCACGCCTACGTAGGTGATGGCGCGCCCAATCCGATGGATGCGTCCGACCCGAACCGCTTGTTCGCCCCCTTCGTGGGGCTCTTCAACGTGGGCCAGGGCGCGTGCTCGGTGCTGTACGACAACCAGGGGCGCGCCATCGTCTATTACGACTTCGGCAGCCCGGCGAACGGCCAGCAGGGGACCTTCCCCATCATTCCACTGGGGCACTGTGTGGGCCCCTGCATGTGCAACGGCCCGCTCATCATCCTGTCCCACTGGGACATGGACCACTGTGATTTGGGGCGCTACTACCCGGAGTCCTTCCGCTGCCGGTGGCTCGCGCCGCAGCAGCACATGGGCACCGTCGTGTGCCGCGACACGGTCGCGCGCGTCGTCCACGACGGTGGCGAGTTCTACATCTGGGCGGCGTCGGGGCGGCCTGGAACCGCCGCGAGTCCGCGCGGCACGCCGAGCTCCTGGAACCGCCCAGGTGGCAGTCACATGCGGTTTCCCTGGGGCTTCGTCGAACGCAACTACCGTGAAGGCGCGCAGAACCCGCTCGCCAGTGGCTCGGACCCGCGCAACAACTCCGGGCTGGCGCTGTATGTCTGCGTGCGCGACGCGGCCGGTGCGGCTGCTGTCGCCGCCGGCCCCGTGGCCACCGACGCCAACAACCTGGGGGGCAATGGGCGAGGTCTGGTCACCATCGGCGGAGGCGCCCCTCCGGGCTGGGTGGCGGCAGCGTTCGCGGGGCCCAACCTTCCTGGCATTGGAGGCGGCCTGGCCGCATTTCTCGCGGCGATGGGGCCGGCCGGTGGCAACCCCAATCCCGCGGCGATCCTCGCCCGGCGACAGTCGGCCGCGGCCACCGCGGCGGTGGGAGCTGGTGGTCCAGGCGCCGGTCTCACCGCGAGACAGCGGCTGGTCATCGCGACGCTGGCCGTGGCGCACCCCGCGCTCGCTGCCGCCACGGCGGTGGCGCTGGGCCGGGCCGCTGAAGTCGCCGCGGACGCCGTGGTGGTCGCGGGCGGAAACCTGCCCCAGATGGCGGCGGCGGCGGGCGCGGCCGTCATCGTGGCGAGCGGCGCGCCGGGCACGGCGGTCGCCACCTTCACGGCCATGGGGACAGCGGCGGCGGGCGGCGCGCCGCTGATGCCCGGGAGCGCCGGGGCCCTGGCGTTGGCCCATGTGCAAGGAGCCATCGTCGGTGCACCTGCCGCCTCCCCCGTCACGACGGCGGCGAATACGGCGGCCGGCGTCGTGCCACAGGGCGGCGAGGCGGTGCGGGCCGCGGTGGAGGCCGTGGTACGCACCCACGCCCCCGCGCCGCTCCCCGGCCTGTCGCTGGAAGGCGCGGTGGCCCGCGCCGCTGGCGTCAGCAACCCGGCCGCGGTCTGCAAGGCCCTCGCGCCCCCGCTGCCACCGACACTCCAGGGAGAGGCGCCCTTCCACGCCAACGAGCGGTTCGTGCTCCTCACGGGCGACGTCAACTACCAATACATCCCCGCGCAGCGGCGCCCCTTCGCCGCACCCGGCGGCGGAGCTCCCGGAGGCGCGGTGGCGCTGCCCTACGCCCCCACGGGCCACCCGCCCGTCGTCGTGGGCCTCACCGCGACCCACCACGGCTCCAACAAGGTGGGGGCGAACGACCTGAATCCCGACAGGATTCCATGGGCTCCCAACACGCTGCCCACCCGTGCGGCCGCGGTCGCGCACGCGGCGTCAGCGCTTCCCAATCCCAACATCCGCCGGGCCGCGACGGCCGCGGCGGCCGCGGCGGCGCTCCCACTCCCATTGCCCGCGAACCTGGCGAACCTGGCCGCCGCGGCGGAACGCGCCGCCTATGCGGCCTCCGCGGGGGCCTTCACCCCGCTCGTGGTGGCCCGTGCGGCGGCCGCGGCGGTGGTCCTGGAGAACGCCGTCCCGAACACGCCACAAGCGCAGTTCGTCCAACTGGGGGCCGTGTCCGCGGGCGCCCCGCTCCCCGTGCCCGTCCTGGTCGGAGGAACGGCGGCGGCGTGGGCCACGGTGACGGCCGCATTGGGCGGTGGCGCTGCGGCGGCGGTGCCAGGACTGGGTCCCGTGGTGGCAGTGCCAGGAGGCCCCCAGGTGGTCAGGGCGGCCACTGCGGCCGTCCTCATGGCCAGGGATCTCCCCAACGCCCACCGCACCGCATCAGCGCGCAGAGCCGTGGAGCAGGCGCACGTCAGCGCGAGGCCCGGAGCGCCACAACCCGTCCTGCAGGCCGTCGCCGCGGCCGTGGCCGTGCGGCGGAGCATCGCCCAAGGCGGAACCATCTCCGTCCCGACCGCCACCGCCATCGTCCAGGCCTCCCGCTTGAGCATCACCACCGGCGCCGGGGGCACCGTGGCGGCCCTCGCCGGAGCGGGGATTGCCAACCTCCCCGCGGTGACCCATCCCTATTTCGCCACCGCCGCCGCCGCCATTCCCAACCCGCCGCTGGCGGCGGTTCAGGCCGCGCTGGGGCTCGCGCGGAGCGCGCCCATCGACCCGGCGAATGCGCCCTTCGCGGTGGCCAACGCCTTCGCCCCCTCGCCCGTCCTTCCCGAAATCATCCTGGATGCGCTGGTGTCTCGCGGCCAGTCGCTCCCGAAGTTTCCGCTCGCGTTGGTTGAGATTGCCGCCGCCCTCGCGGCCATCGGGCCCGCGGCGTCTCTCTCCGAAGTGGCCGCGGTTGTCGAGGCGGCGCGCGCGGCGCAAAACGGTCAGGCGGCGGGCGCACCTCCCGCCGCCGGGCTCGCACATGCGGCGGCGGACCGCATCGGTTATTCCTACGGCGTCGCCACCCAGACGGGTGGCGCGGCGGCGGCCCCTCCCTTCGCGCACCGCTATCTCTCTCAGGGCGTGGGACATCCCGCCCATCTCGCCATCGACAAGTACCAGCGCCGGGGTTGGGCGGTGCGCCGCAACACCAGCATGCACGCGGACCAGAGCACACAGCCAGACCACAGCCCTCGCGGGCACCACGCCTTGGGGTGGGAGCTGGCCCCGTTCTACGAAGGACCGCTGCGTCCGGCCTCCGCCGTCACGGGCACCCTTTCGCGGACCTGCCATGGCTGCAAGGAGGTCGCCGCGGTCCGAGCCGCCGCAGCCGTGGGAGCGGGAACAGCGCCAGCCACGGCCGTAGCCACCGCCATCGGAGTGGTCCCCGCAGCGGCCGCCGCCACGGCCCCCGCGGCAGGTCCCGTCAACGCCGCGCAACTGGGCCGGCACGGCGTTCCAGCCACACGAGCGGCCCGTCGGAGCCTGGAGCCCGCCATCGCGGCACGGGCCGCCGTGCCCTTCGCCAGGGCAGCAGTCACGGGCGTCGCCGCGGCCCATGCCACGAGCGCATGCATCCTCGTGACCCAAGCGGTCCTCGCGGCCTGGTGGCCCGCCGCCATGGCGCGAGGGGACGTCGTCAGGGGCGGGCCTCTCTCCCCGGCGGCCGCGATGCTCGGGGGCGTCCCGCCATCGGCCGCCGAGGCCGTCACGGCGGCCCGTGCCGCGGTGCTGGCCGCCCCACTGGTCCTGCCCCCGGTGGACCTCGCCGCGGTGGTGGCCGCGCTGGCGGTGAGCCTGGGAGAGCCGCCTCTCACCGCTGTCGCCGCGACCGTGGCGCTTCCCTTCCTGGGAGGCACGGGCGCGGCGGCCCTCAGCGCGGCCCAGGCGGCGGCCGCCGGTGTCGGGATTGACAACTTCGCGGCGGCCATCGTCGGAAGCACCCATGCCTGCGCATTGGGCGCGAACCTGCCAGCGCCCGTCGCCGCCAGGGTGGCCGCCATCTCCGCCATGGTCGGAGGGGCCCCACTTCCCGCGAGGCTGGATGCGGTGGCCAACGCCATCTCGGCGGGACCTCCGGTCGCGGCGCACCACGCCCTCCTCCTGCGCACGGCGGGCATCACCCTTCCGGCCATCGCCGCGGTCGTCGCGGCGGCAGCGGGCATGGCCCACGCGGGCGTGACTCCGCCAGTCGCGGCGGACGCGAGCACCTGTCATGCCGCCGCGGCCGCCACCGTGCCGGGCATCGCCCAGGCCGCCGTGAATGTCTGCGCCGCTACGCTCGCGGGCGGCGCCATCCACCCCAACCCAGCCGCTGTCGCGGGCCTCGTGGCTGCCTCCACGCCAACAGCCGCCGCCGCCGTGACAGCCGCATCTGCCGTGCTGACAGCCACCGGGGCGGCCCCCCCGGCGCTCGGGGACGCCGCCGTCTGTTACGCATCAGCGACAGCCGCCGTCACCGCTGCGATGGGAGGCGCAGCCGCCGCCGCTGAAGCCGCGGCCGCCACCCTCACGGGCGTCCCCGTGCCCGCCGTCGGCAACACCGCGGTGACGGCCGCCACCGTCGCGAATTCCAGCGAGGAGGCAGCCGCGGCTGTGGCGGCGGCAGACGCCCTCGTCACGGCGGATGCATTGACGCTGCCGACCGCGGCCCAATCGGCGGCCTGTTACGCGGCGGCAGCGGCGGCAGCGGGTGTTCCGGCGCTCGCGGCGAACGCGGCGGCTGGGACCATTGCCCTGGCCGGCGTCACCGCCGCCACCGATGCCAACACGGCACTGGTCGCGGGCGCCGCCCCGCTCGCATGTGCCACCGTCGCCGCGGCCATGGTCGTCACCCAGCTCGCCGTGGGTGGCGCCGCCAATCACCGCGCGGTCGCGGCCGCGGCCAGCGCATCAGCCATCGGCGTTCCCGCGGGGCCGGTGGACCAGGCCGCCCAGAGCCTCAGCGTGGGCATGGCCCATCCCATCTCCGTGGCCATCGCCGAGTCCGCGTCGATGCGGGCATCGGGCGCATCGGAAGAAGCAGCCGCGGCCATGGCCACCGTCCGGGCGCTCGAGCCTCGGAGCGCCCCCCTGGCTGCCACGGCAGCAGCCAGTGCGGGCGTACCCGCCGCGGACGCCGCCGCCACGGCCGCCATCCGTCTCTTCAATGTCTGA